One Streptomyces sp. B21-105 genomic region harbors:
- a CDS encoding tyrosine-type recombinase/integrase — translation MADPGTRVLSLVPPPSEPSPAEAGLLGGEPGLSDVLLLQRRYAGGANEEDEQLFFMDALVEYQWARDVAGLASSTLDGLTKPVIEVCDHYGVVPWRLTPRHVDGYFAGVGKRQAPTVRSKLNRIDHFFAFLEQRYAHEIFQRFGAAVESPIDPFNRHAHRGDFGLRVPPSARAVNEFFAGWRRELAHARKEAVACRDYVMAKLIYISGVRASELCQMRMKDLHWESGDFGRFLVQGKGARGSGPRQREAFLFAEGRELLWWYVEEVRGLFSDDPEHPESPVWPSERLARDLGGMPNPVGPAVTTSTLRKALARASEAHLAGPVERIFPHLLRHACATHRYEAGMSLWEVQKLLGHDWTTTTVRYILSAQGDPEMASRRSSARAAQRLRVDTGGLS, via the coding sequence ATGGCAGATCCCGGGACTCGCGTGCTCTCCCTCGTACCGCCTCCCAGCGAACCATCGCCCGCAGAGGCGGGGTTGCTGGGAGGCGAGCCGGGGCTGAGCGACGTGCTGTTGCTGCAGCGCCGGTACGCAGGCGGGGCGAACGAGGAAGACGAGCAGTTGTTCTTCATGGACGCTCTGGTCGAGTACCAGTGGGCGCGAGATGTGGCGGGCCTGGCGTCCTCCACCCTGGACGGGCTGACGAAGCCAGTGATCGAGGTGTGCGACCACTACGGTGTCGTGCCATGGCGGCTGACGCCCCGGCACGTCGACGGGTACTTCGCCGGAGTCGGCAAACGCCAGGCACCGACCGTGCGATCGAAGCTGAACCGGATCGACCACTTCTTCGCATTCCTGGAGCAACGCTACGCGCACGAGATCTTCCAGCGTTTCGGGGCAGCGGTCGAGTCGCCGATCGATCCATTCAACCGACACGCACACCGCGGTGACTTCGGCCTTCGGGTGCCACCGTCGGCCCGGGCGGTCAACGAGTTCTTCGCCGGTTGGCGGCGGGAGCTGGCGCACGCCCGCAAGGAGGCGGTGGCGTGTAGGGACTATGTGATGGCGAAGTTGATCTACATCTCCGGGGTGCGGGCTTCGGAGCTGTGTCAGATGCGCATGAAGGACCTGCACTGGGAGTCCGGCGACTTCGGGAGGTTTCTCGTTCAGGGCAAGGGCGCCCGAGGGTCGGGGCCGCGACAGCGAGAGGCGTTTCTGTTCGCCGAGGGACGTGAGTTGCTGTGGTGGTACGTGGAGGAAGTCCGCGGGTTGTTCTCAGACGACCCGGAGCACCCTGAGTCGCCGGTCTGGCCCTCGGAGCGCTTGGCGCGGGATCTTGGCGGCATGCCGAACCCTGTCGGCCCGGCGGTGACAACGTCGACGCTACGGAAAGCCCTGGCGAGAGCCTCGGAGGCCCACCTGGCAGGTCCGGTCGAGCGGATCTTTCCTCATCTGCTTCGGCATGCTTGTGCCACACACCGTTACGAGGCGGGGATGTCCCTGTGGGAGGTGCAGAAGTTGCTCGGCCATGACTGGACGACGACCACGGTTCGGTACATTTTGTCCGCTCAGGGCGATCCAGAGATGGCCAGCCGACGTTCGTCGGCTCGGGCCGCACAGCGACTACGCGTGGACACGGGGGGTCTGTCGTGA
- a CDS encoding helix-turn-helix domain-containing protein encodes MKWNLRWAAASRGIWRPSDLMPVFKEVGFTPSMSKVSALWSGTPVTVRLDDLDLICAALQCTVADLLVAEPVAGKTPLAQDEGLATAAGESPRPVPRRSTGAGRPRSLPPN; translated from the coding sequence GTGAAGTGGAACCTGCGGTGGGCGGCGGCCAGCCGAGGCATCTGGCGGCCCAGTGACCTGATGCCCGTGTTCAAAGAAGTCGGCTTCACTCCGTCGATGTCGAAGGTCTCCGCGCTCTGGTCGGGCACACCGGTAACGGTGCGGTTGGACGACCTGGACCTGATCTGTGCTGCTCTTCAGTGCACGGTCGCGGACCTGCTCGTCGCCGAACCTGTAGCCGGGAAGACGCCGCTGGCCCAGGACGAGGGGCTCGCGACGGCTGCGGGCGAGTCGCCCAGGCCGGTTCCGCGCCGGTCCACCGGGGCGGGGCGGCCCCGGTCGCTCCCACCGAACTGA